The Nicotiana tabacum cultivar K326 chromosome 1, ASM71507v2, whole genome shotgun sequence genome segment AAACAAATTGATCCTAGCTAAACACATGACAGGATAAAATGTCCAATGCTGATTACTAACCAAGAATCTAGTAAAAGAATCAAAAGTCATCTTCCTATCATAAAAATAAGAAGTGAGTGAGTTGAAAAACTTGGAAGATACCACAAAAAATGGCATGTGCTGAAGATCAGGGTCATATTCAAGACTGTTGACAGCAATGTGATGAGCATTGTGATTCCACTTCCACCAAGCAATGCTGATTCCAGCAAGGCAATTCCCAGTTAACACTTGAGCAAATCTGTTGAGTCCACGTGTACTCATTACCTGATAATGCCCTGAATCATGACCAATCCAACCACTCTGAATCCAAAGAAACCCCATCAAACCACCACTCATCAAATGAACCAACACACTCTCACTACACAAGATGCCATAAACACTCACAGCAAACAACATTGCAATGGAACACATGGTGTAGAAACAAACATGGCCTTTCTTTTCAAACAACCCCAGTTTAGTAAACTCAGATACAAGCCTCCTATAATCTTTAGACACCTCAGAAGCAGAATAATCCTTGAGATAAAACCCATTAAAGAATTTGTCAAGATACTGCCAAGCAGTAGCAGGATGGTATGCAACAAAGGCATCAGTGACATCTTGACCAGCAAGATTCAACAGTGGAAAATCACCACCAGGGTGTTCTTTAATCCAATCTGAGACATCATACACTTTACCTTGAATGGATATCCACAGATCCCCTGGTTTATTGTGATTCTTGAGCTCCTCACTGGTAATGTACTTTCTTGAATCTGCCATAATAAGAAAAGATGATAGAAAAAAAGATCTGAAAAAAGACCCTTTTTCTATATTCTTTcttaaaaaaagaaatgaaacaaaaagatTCAAGATTTATTAGACCATAGAGAAAAAGATGTAATCTTGGATTGAGATTCTGATCTCTCTACTACCCCCTTTTTATATTTGTGTGACTATAGTAACGACACATTGTGGGATTTAAGTAGCGCCACAGAACATTTTTCTTTTTCCGTATAGATGGATATATGTGGTTTCAGAAAATTAACATGTTTTCCTTTTCAGTGTATATCTAACAGTCTAAGTACTGAACTGTTAAGCCTCTGTTCAAAAGACTTACCGAGTCTGCTCACCTTGTCTGTCTAACACAGAATCATAGGTGAAATTGTGAGGTTTTCTAATTAAATTCTGAGCTGTCTCATCCAAGATATTTTCTCAtggggtggggggagggggaaCGTGTAAAATCTTGGAATGCGGCAACGGGGCCAAGGAGAGATGGCATGAGATCTGGGAAATATTTACAAAGTTCAGTACGAGGGTTGTGGGGTATGTTTGCAGGCTGTCATTATGGTGCAAATTTTCAGTTTAATTACATACTACGTGACTTTTAGTATGTTTTCTTGTCATATAAGTCCCCAAACATTGACAGAATCATATGTTAGTCCTTGTAATAGTTGGCTAAGTACATTTAACATCCTGTTAATTGGAATGCGCAATAGTTATTCTTCTTCTAGTGAATCATTATAAATAAACCATTTAATAGTGCATAGTGCCTGTGTTATGCTGTTATTTCATATTTGAAAGTAATATAGTTGTAAAGAAGACCAACAACACAAATTTTAGAGAATTCAAGCTTAAATATGTTTAGTCAAATATTACACAGATCAAAATCAAAATTTATCCATTACTGAGGAATCAAAAGTGCAATTATCCCCTTTTTGTATTACAAGACTTGTATAGCAAAAAAGAAATGTAACTATGTACATTTACCATAATATAGAAATAGACTTCTTAAAAAGTTCTCTTTAGTAGATTTTAACAATTTGTTAcagaaaataaaattgaaaattgaCATTTTAATAGTGAGTccattaagaaaataatttacaTTTGAATTACCAGCAGTGATTTGACATTTTGTCTCATTATATTTACTATATTCACATGTCAAAATGAGTGATGGAGAAGGAGCATATTGCGGTAGATAGGGGTATCTTGGACGAGGAAGAAGACATGAAATCTGAAAAATAATTGCAAGTCCATACAACGGTTGTAGGGTATATATTTTCAGGTTGTCATCGAGGTACAAATTTTCAGTATAATTTCATacttatttatgacttttgtctATTTCATTGTTTATGCGGGAAAAAATTTAAAAGCAATTATGTAAACTCAAGTATCCATTATGTAGAAATAGAATTCTTAAAACGTTCTTTATAGtaaatttgaataatttattaaaaatagcttttagattgATATTTTTATGGTGAGTTAGTGATTTTATTGGACAAAGGACTTCTgcaacaaaaaataaattatattttttgtttggAGAATTATTACCGACAATGATTTAGAATTTTGTCCcattaatatttactatattCACATGTTAAAATGAATGTTGGGGTACATTGCGATGGATGAGGTATCTCAGACGGGGAAGGAGGCATGAGATCTAAAAAAATAATTGCAAGTCCATACAAGGGTTGTGGGGTGTATTTACAGCTGTTATCGAGGTGCAATTTTTCAGTATAATTACATAGTTATTTGATGACTTTTGTCTGTTTCATTGTTTATGCGAAAAAATTTAACTATAATTATATCTGTTATGCAGAAATAGAATCTTAAAACGTTCTTTCCAGTAAATttgaataaattattaaaaatagcttttaaattgataattttatGGTGAGTTAGTGGTATTATTGGACAAAGAACTTCCGCTACGCAAATTAAATCATATTTTTGTTGGAGAATTATCGATAATGATTTAAAATTTTATCCCAATAGTATTTACTATTAGGGATGTTCACGGTTCGGTTTGGTCggtttttgattaaaaccaaaaccaaaccaatttaatcggttttagaattttaaaatcaaaaccaaatcaaattaaatacaaaccatcggtttgattgttgttggtttggttcgGCTTTTTGGTTCTTAGTAAGCTAATGATAAGTCGATAATAGTAAAACAACGCTAGAAAACAATCTGAAAATAATTTGCTAAAAATTTATgcttttttatatatttctttcaGAACGGAAAGTTTATTTACCTGTTTATATgaaaagaatgaacaaaaaataaactaaaagttTGTTTTCTCAAGCTTTAGCCATTGTGgtcttgcaatttgaatttgcTTTCTTTACTCCTATGGTGGTTTTTTTTTTAACTATTCTGTTAGGCAAAAGTATGTGCGGAGGGTTAGAGAATTAGAGTCtcttaataaaaagaaaattggCCGAGTCCTATTGTTTTGGGCTTAGGCAATCTTTTAAGATATAAAAGGataaaccaaaattcaaaataacaattaaaatgcataaaatatttaaaattatttataaaaagatattatattgtatataattagtcggtttggttcggtttatttttcgattttttaaaatagaaccaaaaccaaaccaaatattatcgatttttaaaatttaaaaccaaaaccaatccaaatcaagaaAAATATCGATTTACTTAATCGGTTTGATTCGGTTTTCGGTCTGGATCGGTTTTCCGTCAAACCGTGAACACCCCTATTTACTATATTCACATGTCAAAATGGATGTTGGGGTACATTGCGATAGATGGGAGTCTCGGACGGGGAAGGAGGCATGAGATCTGAAAAATAATTGCAAATTCATACAAGGGCTGTGGGGTGTATGTACAGGATGTCATTGAGGTACAAATTTTCAGCATACTTATTTATGACTTTTATCTGTTTCATTGTTTATGCGAAAAAAATTAATTGTAATTATGTATACTTAAGTATCCATTATGTAGGAACATAATTCTTAAAATGTACTTTCCAATCAATTTGAACAAATTATTATAAAATAGCTTTTAAATTGACATTTTTATGGTGAGTTAGTGATTTTATTGGACAAAGGACTTCTGCTATgaatattaaattatatttttcatttggaaaattaCAGACAATGATTCAAACAAGacttttgtttgttttcttattttaaGTGACAATTTTTTGTTGTATTAGAAAACTTTTATAACAAAATTAACTATGATTATGTAATTTAAACACCCATTATATATAAATAGATTTCTTAACCAATAGAGTTAAACAATTTGTTACAGAAAGTAGCTTTTAAATTGACATCTTAGTAGTGAGTTAATGAGGATAAAAGGACTTCcgttaagaaaataaaatatattttcatcTGAAGAATTACCGTCAGAATTTTATATCcaattattatttaatatagtcACATGTCAAAATATCCGTTGGGGCCTGGGGGAGGGGGAACGGGAACTTGCGATGGTAGGAGTGTCTCGTAGCAGAGGCGGATCTAAGATATCTAGTATATGGGTGTATtcttaaaaaaagagaaaaaaatatattacGTGGAAATTGACCCCTCTTTCGCTTGGCAAATAACTCAACTTTTAACCAAGTGCACCATTCAACTTTTAACCAAGTGCATCATTCAAACTTTTAACCAAGTGCAGCATGAGTGCCAACAATTAATATTATATCAATTTTACCATATGAATTTGCCCATGTCTCGAAGAGGGGAGGGAGGGTGTCATGAGTACGAGAATTGTGGAGTATTTGCATGCTGTCAttactactacaacaacaacaataacaaatcaaTGAGTTTCAATAAGTGGGGCCTTGGGAAGGTAGAGTATACGTATACCTTACTCCTACTCCGGAGACTAGAGTATACGCATACCTTACTCCTATCCCAGagagtagagagactgttttcgaaaGCCGAAAGACCAtcagctcaagaagacgaaaagagataATATATTAGTACAATCAACATAATCAAAGGAATAATGAAACACAATAAGAAGTTAAGaaccaaaaaatagaagaaaaataatacaaaaaatcaGTGAATAAGGCCCGATAATATAAAATTAGTAGGCTGTCATTGcggtaaaaaattataaaaattatatgaggtagccactttttaaagtggtatttacCTTTATCCAGCATTTTTAATGTTTAGCAATAGTAGtcactagtctattaaaattaatatgaaaagactgtgttaccctttcttctatATCTTTCATGTGTTAGGGAGAAGAACTGTGCCGCCGTCTGTGAGACAGAAAGATTTTTCCGGTGGCAATTGCACTAGAACCAtctctttctttccttctctagtTATATACAACTCCAGCAATGCACGTCTCTTCTCTAACGAAGATAATTTAGGTTCTCTGCTCGGTTAGAAGACCAGCAAAGATTTTAGTACTTTCTGTTTCCACCTTGCTTTTAGTAGAAGTTGTGGATCTAGCAGTAGAGGTGCTTGTTTCTTGGCTCGTCCTCTTCATTTcgttgttcttttcttctttttaatttgtGTTGGTTCAGAGCTTCAGTGGTGTGCTAATTAAACTAGTTGTGATCTTTGATCGTATGCAATTATGGTGGTAGATATATTTCGGTTTGTGATTTCTGTgatgtatttttttgtttttttctacgTTATGGAatacaattacaagttcaaaagttaaggatatttggtcctgaacttagactaacaagctcaaaagttaaggacaataggtcctgaacttacaattacaagttcaaaagttaaggaaaataggtcttgaagtcctgaacttagactaagaagctcaaaagttaaggacaataggtcctgaacttaggctaagactcccaaaagttaaggacaataggtcctgaacttagactaacaagctcaaaagttaaggacaataggtcctgaacttaaactaacaagctcaaaagttaaggacaagtagtccttaacttagagttacaagtacagaaattaaggacatgtggtcctgaacttcgagttccaagttcaaaagttaaggacatgtagtcttgaagtcctgaacttagagttacaagttcaaaagctaaggacatgtagtcctgaagtcctgaacttaaagttacaagttcaaaagttaaggacacttggtcctgaactttatgAGTAGAAGGGTGTTTTCGTTCGGgtaggtaagatttattaaagcagtgactaaagactaaaaataatttaaatagtggcttaaaagtaaatacatgtgttataGCCACTGTGCACTCAGCGCAATTTCATACCTATATGATTTTTGTCTGTTTTCTTGTGCATGTGACATTTTTTCTATATTAGAAGAATTGTGTAGCAGAATTAACtgtaattataaaaatttaaatgTCCATTACGTAGAAATAGCATTCTtattgttttcactatttttaaataatttgttAAATACGCTTTTAAATTAGTATTTAAATAGTGAATAGTTGTTGCGGCCAAATGCACACGTAAGTATAtacggtcgtcaagtaataaagtgactaaaaagttggatgtcgaacccacaagaACTTGTTactaactattaactaaattagactatcctaattttttaaacaagaattaaactataagtatttgattctaaactaattaaaataaaaagaaaataactaatGAATTTTAAACAGAGGAAGAGCAAAGTTTTATAGTATCAATATGATGAAAACAATCTAGGGTTGTGGACTATCTtacattcctattgtattcttcaatctaattgactaactaatttatctagtttgTTGGTTAACAGGGTTGATATTGCTCATaaaatctgtcgagttcttactcgcctattcatgctaacctaacgcctatatgtctatgaaattagaactaacaagaacacatttataattcctgtaattCAACCAAGCaagcaattaggtatatgtctatcctaaccgctaattcgttccccgatgcccaggttcaagaactttctctactcaatcctatatgcaatctagaattttcactttcgagttcaactctaaattcgtagataatattcatttggtgatcaaacaattaaataattaagtacaagattgaataaataaactaatacgacaaatcaagaaatcaaaatcaatattcaaatatcaatattcatgaaagaaccacaccCCTAGAATGTGAAATTTAACTCCACATAGatatggtagccaaacaacaaatcatacaaagaaatataaaaattactaagtttggcaGAAGAGAGATGAAACTCGGCCTCCACGGCAGCTCTATGCTTGTGTTTTCCTCTCAAAAATGCCCCCctcctccaaaataggtttagggtCCCTTTTATACGAGTTAGGGGTGTGTAGGGCCGAAATAGCCAAGTCCCGGGCGAAATAGGACAAGTCCTCGTCACTAGCGCCCAGGGTAGCATGGGGCGCTAGCCCTCGCGCTGGAAATTTTGCACTTCTGGAAACTGGGCCACAGGTAGCGCCCTACGCTGCCTGTGGCCCTCAAATGTGCACTTTtgccttttcttccttttttcacTCCAATTCGTACactttcgtcccaaattgcatccgaatgattcatacacatagaaataccacaaattaGCACAAGTCATTATAATATATATCCGAAATCTACGAGACATGAGCACAATGCAAGTCAATATACATTAAAATATGCATACTTTAAGTCGAATATCAATACctcacacttaaacgttgctcgtcctcgagttaACCAACATATTACTCTATCATTGAGCACTGTACACcaatgaccatggttgatagcaacaattaaactctAGCATATGCAATCGCATATACTTCCCTTCGCTTATGCCATTATTcaaaaaatattcaaataaatacaacatgCTCACAATAATTCTAGCCTCacaaaccgactcaatgtcacaatgtactcgtggcttgaacacccaacatcatagagaagtctaataatatTACTTATCCCTCGTAAAattatgtgccctcacaacaaaagcaaagagagtAAGTTGACTCCACACATctgaatctcatgatcaaatatagttTAAGGACTCACTTGTATATAAAAGAAatctctcactctcacaaagaagttacatgcatgcaattggtaccataggcttgcccataatcTAAATCTATACTAATATAGGCTTACTCAATCTAAAACAAGATATTTATTCATCTAcatttttttcctctcttttttttccagatttttcttctcttgtttttccttttcaattttcggTAGTGGTGTATTAATTTTCAAAACAAGTGCaaccttctttctttcattggttccaatcaaaagtcaccccacatttagtcccttcttacttcttttagtgctcattttacaattaaagggatttaagaggtaaaaggatcaaaataatatcaattaagaacaaaaggggtataggcttgtaatgtgggtggcgcataaaagtctataggctcaaaagagTTTACTAGGGATCAATTTTATTTATGGTAACAATAAAGctcaaaaaaaaactaaaatcatttttcacaccgagcatcacctaaaatttcgcttcaactcacataccagACAAGTTTTAGATTCAATCACAATAACATGGACTTCATAAAACCTCACTTCACACAtgacacatgactcactaaggacggtctcattctgactctcaaacaatgcaaatATTCAcagagccacgagatattaagtattaagcacaaagtgaacataggtcaagaaaatgagaaataggcgTCAATAACATGCTATCCAGTCTGTACATGCATCATAGACAATTTTAAAATATAGgaaagatactacacatgccaaagcctaaatatgctattatcaaacaagtcaagagcGCCTAGGAATATCATCTTTCTTCCATTTATTCCTTAAAGTCTAAcatactctaaaaataaaaataaaaatactacccggttcaaaatacatcccatggaaaagaactgAGGCACAAAAAAAAATACGGGGGATTATTGCTACCTATGGAAAACTAAAggatatttttttgtgttattggttagactttagtccctcaagaaaactgtttaggagatccatcgtcaggaaaagtccaaatttttcatttatttttattttccatattttaagaaaaaaattaagttaCTAAATTactactaaaatactacactactacaaaaataaaaataaggagtTAACGTTTTTTTTACTACTAACATACTGCCACTAATTATCTAGAGGAATTTTCTCTCCCAACACTTAAAAGAGTGtagtgtccccaatgcacaaataaagcaaaaacaAATAACGAGAGTGGACAAGAAACTCTCTGAAAGGCCAAAGACCAAAGTAATAGCGgctcacggggtactcagacttctcccaagcaTGATCCTTGTGCGGGAATCCCACACTTAGTTTCAACCATCTGGCTCACTTTTGCACACTTCCTATGGCTTTTCTCCCTATGCTcaaaatcctacaaaataaaacaacactaacagaaagcagtaaagctaggtatcctcccaacaagcgcctagtttaacgtcgcgacacgacgtgaaccactttttccTCCACCTTGAACTGATAATTGTACTCCTAACATGACATCCAATATGCGGTTGTGCTCCAGTAGtagggctacaaagataaccaggcctagtaataaatttttcactctatacttctcggcctttagatgaggaatgtaatttttgctttttggcacaataaattcaaaaatataggcaCTCTCATCCTTACCCTTTTACTCCTTCATAGGCTCAGAAGTCTTGATTAGTATCTcactatctaaacacaatgtgaaaaaataATTGGAATAAGGTTTAGCACGCCCTAACTCATGAACTGTACTACTATTATATCCACATATATACACACTCAATTCTCCCAAAGTAATGTTATCTACTCCCTCATATGACTGTAGAACACTCTTCTTAACATTGATATCATCAAGAAAAACatggtctaatgattggtattctcgtCTTAGCTCATCAATTtcgtctagaagatttttttaacttcacacaactcatcattaaattgttgggcaTTACACGCATCAAACTTTGCACTCAACTTTGCATCCAAGTTATGCACAGCCAAGCCAAAATTATCCATTTTATGTGCAATCAACTATATCCTTAGACCAATCATTCACCAACGTTGTTAGAAGACAACGGCGTTTCGCATATTCGCCTAATTGAGAATATCCGTCCCAATACCAACtgttactcccatattcaaattcagatttCCAAGAGGCCATCCCATGACAAGCCCAAAAATATGGACCATAAAAGTCTTTTATCAACCATACGTCTTCTTCAATAACTTTACCTTTATATATTTCATCCCCGGATATCATACTGATAGAACTAaaacacactaagagaaaaatTAGACTTTTATAAAAACAAGAACGTTTAAAAAAGAATAAACTTGTAAAGAAAAAAGTAAAAGTCTAATCcagaaaaataactaattttaaGTCACCGATAACGGCGTCAAAAGCTTGTTGTGgtcaaacgcacacgcaagtatacgcgatcgtcaagtaataaagtgactaaaagtcggatgtcgaactcACGAGGATTTGTGactaactattaactaaattagactatcctaattatctaaacaagaattaaactagaagtatttgattataaactaattaaaatataaaaaaaattaacaaatgaACTTTAAACAGAAGAAGAGTAGAGTTTGATATTATCAATatgatgaaaacgatctagggctGTGGGCTATCTCACATttctattgtattcttcaattgaattaaCTAACTAATTTATGTAGTTTATTGGTTAAGAGGGTTGATATTGCTCAAAAGAATCTATTGAGTTCTTACTCATCTATATATGCTAAACTAACgcatatatgtctatggaattagaacCAACAAGAACgtatttataattcctgtaaatcaaccaagaaAGGCAATTGGGTATATCTCTATCCTAACCATGAATTTGTTTCCCGATGCTCAGGTTCAAGAACTTGTtatactcaatcctatatgcaatctataattcccatgtcacaacccaaattccatattaggccgtgatggcgcccaacaccgttgttaggcaagaCAACACTGGTCATATAGTGAGTCCTTATTTATGTAGTTAGTACATGATAACTTCCATTATAGATTTaagaaatttataattttaaaagcttgAGCATATTTAAGTGAAAGAAATAGATGCTAATCTCAATTATGAAGACAAGCCAAAATATCATaggtctactaatgtgtgtgccaagccccggtgtcacaagtgtttgggcaatctagtagaatatacaacaccatactatcctactgtctgGAAAAGAAATAGACAGGAAAATAAAGGCAAAAGagagactccagctgctgcagaTCGGCTGGGAAGGGCAGCTCACCGAAAAGTC includes the following:
- the LOC107798633 gene encoding acyl-lipid (9-3)-desaturase-like isoform X1 — translated: MADSRKYITSEELKNHNKPGDLWISIQGKVYDVSDWIKEHPGGDFPLLNLAGQDVTDAFVAYHPATAWQYLDKFFNGFYLKDYSASEVSKDYRRLVSEFTKLGLFEKKGHVCFYTMCSIAMLFAVSVYGILCSESVLVHLMSGGLMGFLWIQSGWIGHDSGHYQVMSTRGLNRFAQVLTGNCLAGISIAWWKWNHNAHHIAVNSLEYDPDLQHMPFFVVSSKFFNSLTSYFYDRKMTFDSFTRFLVSNQHWTFYPVMCLARINLFAQSFILLLSKKNVPYRVQELLGVVAFWIWYPLLVSCLPNWGERIMFVLASFTVTGIQHVQFCLNHFSSDIYVAPPKGNDWFEKQTGGSLDISCPSWMDWFHGGLQFQIEHHLFPRLPRCQLRKVSPFVKDLCKKHGLPYNCASFYMANALTISTLRTAALQARDLTKPVPKNLVWEAVNTHG
- the LOC107798633 gene encoding acyl-lipid (9-3)-desaturase-like (The RefSeq protein has 2 substitutions compared to this genomic sequence); this encodes MADSRKYITSEELKNHNKPGDLWISIQGKVYDVSDWIKEHPGGDFPLLNLAGQDVTDAFVAYHPATAWQYLDKFFNGFYLKDYSASEVSKDYRRLVSEFTKLGLFEKKGHVCFYTMCSIAMLFAVSVYGIMCSESVLVHLMSGGLMGFLWIQSGWIGHDSGHYQVMSTRGLNRFAQVLTGNCLAGISIAWWKWNHNAHHIAVNSLEYDPDLQHMPFFVVSSKFFNSLTSYFYDRKMTFDSFTRFLVSNQHWTFYPVMCLARINLFAQSFILLLSKKNVPYRVQELLGVVAFWIWYPLLVSCLPNWGERIMFVLASFTVTGIQHVQFCLNHFSSDIYVAPPKGNDWFEKQTGGSLDISCPSWMDWFYGGLQFQIEHHLFPRLPRCQLRKVSPFVKDLCKKHGLPYNCASFYMANALTISTLRTAALQARDLTKPVPKNLVWEAVNTHG